agcCTTTTGTGGAGAAAATTATTCAGTTTATTGGTGGAAGACTTTTTAATCTAGTGGTTTGATTAATTGTTTAGAAAATGAGGTTTGGGTTTTGGatccaaaagaagaaaaattatgcatatcaaaaaaaaaaattataagaaatctTCGGTATGCTACAAACAGTATTGTCAAGAATGGTTATTATAGAGCGGTACAAGGTGATGCATTCAAAAATAAATCTTCATAAATAGATAGATTTATCGGTTATAAAATTACCTGTAATATTCTTTATTatttgtaataacataattatccagatttaaaatatatttaattattttaaaattaatgataaCTAATATTCCTTCCGGTTTTTTAATACTTGATGTTATATAAGAATTTCTTTTATTCTGTTAGAtgacatttttagtttttaatgtaAGAACTATTAACAGTTATATGACCATTGGGTATTATGTAATCTATTTTATCATTGATCGAGTTGTGTTtaagtaaataataataataataataataataattaatgatgctttattttatgtttacataaaaataaatgttttctaAATCTATACAACACTTATTTCCGTCATCTAACAGAAgaaatataataagatatagACGATTTTTGGTTCTGTTCTAGTCCAGTTAACATATTTTGGATATAGAGATTTAGACTATTTTGGATATAGAGATGGACTATTCAAGTATTTATGACTACTCGGTTTGGTTTGGTACCTCTTAATTCAGATTGGTTCTTTCGGTTCCACCTGATTCACCGTTGTCTGTTGCACCTTCACTTAGAGATGTCAAACAGGTTGATCCAtcccgtcccgtcccgtacCGCAGCGGGCTCATCTCTTTGCGGGTCACGGCGGGTCAGGTCCGCGCGGGCTGCGGTCTCCAAAAGGTCGTCCCAAGCCCGTACCGCAAATTGCACACTCCTTTACGGGCTGTCCCGCGGGACATACCTTAATGTAATGTATCTGATAATGCTTGACACTGCAGGTCACTCCAGAACACTTCCTGATGCTGCATGCTGCTCTAAGATGCCTCAGACTGCTCCCCTACATAACCAAGTtcacataattaatatacatgaaATGTCTACAAtgcaaatttttcaaaatttgttatatattatgcATATTTTATCTATTAAGTACATATAGAACATgagatgattatatatatatatgaagtcataaccaaacaaaaagtgCATGTAAAAATGAGATGTTAATGTATATTCTATTTATTGATGTAACAAGATAATAATGATAAGTAACGAGAGAACATGAAGAATAAAATACATATCGAAGAAGGCTCTAATCAGTAACAAGACTAACTCTTTCAGCTGAACGACATCATTGTTATAGAATTAAATAGCTTAGTCGATCAAGGCTCTAACCATAGCTTATTCTCGTTACCGCTTTGATCAGAGCTTAGTCTTGTTcaataaaatagttatagttAATTTTGTCACACTCAAACATATTTACATACCAATTAAAGATAATTTCagaatatgtttttcattagcTTATAACTCCTAAGTTCATAatcaattttttagttttaatgaataaaaactaaatataatcaaacaccaaatcTAAGCTGCTAAtcccaaaattaattaaaaataccaAACTAAAACACTAATGGAGCTCAAAACATCATCGTCGGAGCTCGAATCATCATTGCTgaagcttttttcttttttcggaggaaaatcatataaattacctttttcactcttttttattttttttgaggtaaaacaagaattgaaaaggaaaaaaatgcgGGTCTTTGTAATCCCGCAGACCCGCATCGTCCCGTCCCGCAAAAGACCCAGTCCCGCAAAGACCCGTCCCGCAAAGCCCGCTAATTTGCGGGTCTGTAAAATCTCGGCCCAATCCCGTCCCGCGACAGTTCTTTACGGGCCAGACCCGCGGTCCAAGTCCATGATTGACATCTCTACCTTCACTAGCCATTCCTTCAGGTTGCATGATCtgtatgtttgtttctttattttgaCTACTTGTGAAAATTCGAAGGTGCTAATTGATTGTAGTCTGATTTGCAAATGCCACAGCCTTGTTGGCCATGAAGACTAGTAGGCTTGTGCAGAGAACCTTATTCAGTTAAATCCTCAAGGCATAGCTTCGATTACTACTTTAATACAAATGTGCGTTCTACTTCACAGTGTATCTATTTTGGCGGGAATCATAGTAAGTATTGGAACTATAAGCATGAAGAAGGATCAGATCAACTTCGTCTTATATTTCTCCTCAGCAACTTTACTGgtatctcatctctctcttagTTTTCTTCCCATGTTTCTTGAAAACAATAAACCTCAACATACTCTTCGACGTGGATCCATCGTAAGTTTATACTTATGCACTTGATTCTCCATCCATGGTGGTTTGGAGATGAAAAAATGCTGTCAATGTAAGCTGATGTGAACTTTGCAGATGGATATAATTGATCTGTTGAATCTAGCTGTACAAGTTTTACTCCCGACAGTTTAATCATATAAAGATGGACGTTACCATGAGAAAGCACGAAGAACACAGAACAGAAAACATAGTTGCAACTGTACATATCTGTACAAAGCATTGAGTAAAGCATTCACATTAGCCATAGTAGAACTTGAGCCTTAGTCCTCACATACATTCAACAATAAGTACTTAACAAGACTGTGAAAAGAATCGATTCAACTTAAAGACTTTATATGCCGTGTTTGCCTGCCTGCACAAGGAGAAACATTTTTTTCGATCATCATGAACGTGTGCACTTGATGCCCTCACAAATAGCCAACCAGATACAAAACAGAGTCAAGCAAATAGCAGCATCGATAGCAAGAACAATCTGAACTAGGCGTCGCCACTTCCATTCAAAGCTTTGAGAACCAGAACGTCCTCTTCTCGTACACACTCCTTCTGCAAGGATGTCTCTGCTGCAGACGAAGCTTCACAACGCTCGGAGCTCCTGTGTTCATCAAGCTCAATACCTCTAACCGACACGACATGATCTTTCCctccctctcttcttctcttgcttgcttGACTTCCCCAAAAGCGGAGCTTTAGTAGAAGAACTCACAGCTTCGCTCTGTTCAGCGAGGTTACTATTATTGTTCGCAGTCTCAGCAGCAGCAACACGCTCAAGCGAAGCAATGAGTTTGGAAACAACATCATCTACATTGACAGAACCAATCACTGCAGTGAAGCTTCCTTTCCTAGCAGCTTTCTTGAACTCGTCTCTCAGATGCTCGAGAAACTTGAGAACGCTGAGTTTCCCTAAAGCCTCGTCAACAATGGCGAAATACACAAACCCATCTCCAATTAGAAACCCAAACCTCCTCTTACCTATGGATTCGAGTACCAAGCGTGAAAAGGCGGAGTCTTTTCAAGACACAGACCCGCGAGGCTCTCGTTGCTCTGATCTCCTCCGTTGTAAGCGTAAAGAATCTGGTTGTCTCTAGAGACGCAACAGTAGTGAACTGTGTTGTTGATTAAACCCATTCTAAGAGATCAGATTGAGACAGAAGAGGAAAGAGGAGAAGTCTGTGATTAGGGCAAAGAGGAAGAGGGAGATGGCGATGAAGAGGTCGGAGAAGAAGtcgaagagaagaagaaagtacCAACAGAATCCTTCGGCGATGTATTTCAAAATCGAGGATGAAATCTATCATCCCTCTCTCTAGGGTTATGGTGGGTCATGTGtggagaaaagaaacaaagggTGGTTCGAGCTTTTGGGGTGTGTCTGTCCTTCGCGAAGACCTAAACAAACAGAGAAAGGATAGTTGGGATGCGTTTCTTTTTAATTGCGTGCGTATAAAATGTTCAAATACTCGCTTAGCCAAGTTTGAGAAAGGATAGGGGATAATTGTTGCTACCTTAAATTGCTTTTGCCAAGACCTATtacttttcttatatattatttgaaaacattagAGCATCCCCCAATATTGAGCATTCATATGTGTTCTCATGAATTAAANNNNNNNNNNNNNNNNNNNNNNNNNNNNNNNNNNNNNNNNNNNNNNNNNNNNNNNNNNNNNNNNNNNNNNNNNNNNNNNNNNNNNNNNNNNNNNNNNNNNTCAGAACATAGAGATATACAGGCAGTGTTAGGATCTTTATAAGTTAGGTCGTTTCTGTTTGATTATGGATTCAGTTTAGTTGCTAAAACAGATTATCAAAGCTGTAGAATTTGGGTTTGGTTTCTAGTTGGGTTTTTCATAATTTAGGTAATTTGGATAAAATCTGGTTGAGAACTTTTAAGTAAAATATTAGATAATGTAGCTTTTCGATACTGtggataaaaatattaagttaattcatttttttagttaatttagcCTTTTGTGGAGAAAATTATTCAGTTTATCGTGGAAGACTTTTTAATCTAGTGGTTTAATTAATTGTTTAGAAAATGAGGTTTGGATTTTGAATCCAAGAAAAGCGAAAAttatgcatattaaaaaaaaaaatttataagagaTCTTCGATATTATGCAAGTAACATTGTCAATGAGTGGTTATATAGAGTTGCTCACGATGATGCATTCAaacataatttttcataaaatagatagatttatcgattataaaattatatataatattcttcactacttgtaataacataattattaagatttaaaatatgttttaattattttagaactAATGATAACTAGTATTCCTTCCGTTTTTAATACTCGAtgttatataagattttttgttttaaattagatggaatttttagcttaatattaaattattaacagTTATATGACCATTGGTTTtatataatctattttattattgataGAATTGTGCTTaagtgaataataataataataataatataataataataataataataataataaataataataataataacaataataataataataacaataattaatgatgctttattttatgtttacataaaaataaaaaaaatctaaatctataTAACAACTAGGTGATTCCTACACCATGTGCGCAgtacttaaaatttaaatttaaaaacatatttaaaaataaaattatattaatattccatattttgttattttttaccaatattttaatataaatttttttttaattgaatataaaaataagaataaaataaaaaattattttaaattatacttaagaatagatatgatatatttaaactataatcttaatattttttatctatttattttggataaatacaTTAAACTTAATTTgtataaacttaataaaaattgatataaaaaaatgtgTATTATCGAAAAGTACAAATGAACATTATTTTTAGaatctttatttaaaataatttaataatattacggTTAAACATTGGATTTAAttgaacataaaattaagataaaaataataaattgtgtttagattttaaattatacttaagaatatatatgtatatatttataactataatcttagatatatttttatctatttattttggataaatgtagtaatttatttgtataaaattaattaaaattgatataaaatatgtataattatcAGAAAGTAAAAATGAATAGTATTTTTACAGcctttagatatataaaagaagttaataatattacggttaaacatttatatttaaaaaaactgtaaaacaaTTTGGAAatgtttttagtaataaaattgcataattataaataatatttcaaaaatttaaaatattgttaaattattttttgtcatatttAAATAGATTTACTTTAGtgatgatatataatttattttcatattgtaaaaaacttaccaaaaatgtaaataatcatGAAATGTAATCGTTCATGTCACATTTAATCTTAAGTTATATCATCATTTTAATATGTCATGTCGTCAAAATGATTATGGAGAGGGTATATGTCAAAAtcaattgataaataatgtataGGGGATACTTATTTCCGTCATCTAACAGaagaaatatataagatacAGACGATTTTTGGTTCTGTTCTAGTCTAGTTAACATATTTTGGATATAGAGATGGACTATTCAAGTATTTATGACTACTCGGTTTGGTTTGGTACCTCTTAATTCAGATTGGTTCTTTCGGTTCCACCTGATTACCGTTGTCTCTTGCACGGCCACTAGCCATTCCTTCAGGTTTGCATGATctatatgtttgtttctttatgtCGACAACTTGTGAAaattcaaagttactaatttgaTTGTAGTTTGATTTGCAAATGCCACAGCCTTGTTGGCAATGAAGATTAGTAGGCTTGTGCAGAGAACCTTATTCGGTTAAATCCTCAAGGCATAGTTTCGATTACTACTTTAATACATATGTGCCTCTTAAAGATGTGCGTTCTACTTCACATTGTATCCATTTTGGCGGGAATCATAGTATCGGAACCATAAGCATGAAAAAGGATCAGATCAACTTCGTCTTTATATTTCTCCTCAACAAATTTACTGTTATCTTATCTCTCTCTTAGTTTTCTTCCCATGTTTCTTGAAAACAATAAACCTCAGCATACTCTTCGACGTGGATCCATCGTAAGTTTATACTTATGCACTTCATTCTCCATCCATGGTGGTTTGGAGATGAAAAAATGCTATCAATGTAAGCTGATTTGAACTTTGCAGATGGCTATAATCGATCTGTTGAGTCTAGCTGTACAAGTTGAAAGATGACTGAGCTCGTTACTCCAACAGTTTAATCATATAAAGATGGACGTTACCATGAGAAAGCACGAAGAACACAGAACAGAAAACATAGTTGCAACTGTACATATCTGTACAAAGCATTAAGTAAAGCATTCACATTAGCCATAGTAGAACTTGACCCTTAGTCCTCACATACATTCAACAATAGTACTTAACAAGACTGTAAAAAGAATCGATTCAACTTAAAGACTTTATACGCCGTGTTTGCCTGCCTGCACAAGGAGAAACATTTTTTCGATCATCATGAACGTGTGCACTTGATGCCCTCACAAACAGCCAACCAGATACAAAACAGAGTCAAGCAAATAGCAGCATCGATAGCAAGAACAATCTGAACTAGGCGTCGCCACTTACATTCAAAGCTTTGAGAACCAGAACGTCCTCTTCTCGGTACACACTCCTTCTGCAAGGATGTCTCTGCTGCAGACGAAGCTTCACAACGCTCGGAGCTCCTGTGTTCATCAAGCTCAATACCTCTAACCGAGACAACATGATCTTTCcctcctctcttcttctcttgcttgcttGACTTCCCCAAAAGCGGAGCTTTAGTAGAAGAACTCACAGCTTCGCTTTGTTCAGCGAGGTTGTTACTATTATTGTTCTTCAACTCGTTGTTAGCAGTCTCAGCAGCAGCAACATGCTCAAGCGAAGC
This genomic stretch from Raphanus sativus cultivar WK10039 chromosome 3, ASM80110v3, whole genome shotgun sequence harbors:
- the LOC108845825 gene encoding LOW QUALITY PROTEIN: phytolongin Phyl1.1 (The sequence of the model RefSeq protein was modified relative to this genomic sequence to represent the inferred CDS: inserted 2 bases in 2 codons; deleted 1 base in 1 codon) — translated: MGLINNTVHYCCVSRDNQILYAYNGGDQSNESLAGLCLEKTPPFHAWYXESIGKRRFGFLIGDGFVYFAIVDEALGKLSVLKFLEHLRDEFKKAARKGSFTAVIGSVNVDDVVSKLIASLERVAAAETANNNSNLAEQSEAVSSSTKAPLLGKSSKQEKKRGGKDHVVSVRGIELDEHRSSERCEASSAAETSLQKECVREXGRSGSQSFEWKWRRLVQIVLAIDAAICLTLFCIWLAICEGIKCTRS
- the LOC108844382 gene encoding phytolongin Phyl1.1; the protein is MGLINNTVHYCCVSRDNQILYAYNGGDQSNESLAGLCLEKTPPFHAWYFESIGKRRFGFLIGDGFVYFAIVDEALGKLSVLKFLEHLRDEFKKAARKGSFTAVVGSVNVDDVVSKLIASLEHVAAAETANNELKNNNSNNLAEQSEAVSSSTKAPLLGKSSKQEKKRGGKDHVVSVRGIELDEHRSSERCEASSAAETSLQKECVPRRGRSGSQSFECKWRRLVQIVLAIDAAICLTLFCIWLAVCEGIKCTRS